A single Acidobacteriota bacterium DNA region contains:
- a CDS encoding deoxyhypusine synthase family protein, whose translation MGRRRKSRFLRKPVEPFVPESGLSADAVLDRMERTSFQGRNLGTARRIWERMLASDVTIFLGMAGALSAGGMRMVIAHLIERRYIDCLVSTGANLYHDLHETRGRRHFIGSPQLDDAALAAERIDRVYDTLASEDDFSKNDEWIAAFVLKLERRPYTSRELLFKLGEYLWNETGNVGILTAAYQARIPIFCPAIADSSIGMGLSQARHRDPSAGMADVIGDIVESANIVIRKPSTATIVLGGGTPKNFINQASVQAEYFDERVGGHKFAVQIVTDVPYFGGASGSSLEEAQSWGKLSIESERVSVQADVTLALPLLVSALESTSHEAVQRRKKPDFDPSGRVMVMNGQPLGENRFLEP comes from the coding sequence ATGGGCCGTCGACGCAAGTCCAGGTTTCTCCGCAAACCGGTGGAACCGTTCGTGCCGGAATCCGGTCTCTCGGCCGACGCCGTGCTCGATCGCATGGAACGCACCTCGTTCCAGGGGCGCAATCTCGGCACGGCCCGGCGCATCTGGGAACGGATGCTGGCGAGCGACGTCACGATCTTCCTCGGCATGGCGGGTGCGCTGTCGGCCGGCGGCATGCGCATGGTCATCGCGCACCTGATCGAGCGGCGCTACATCGACTGCCTCGTCTCGACCGGCGCGAACCTGTATCACGATCTGCACGAGACGCGCGGCCGCCGCCACTTCATCGGATCGCCGCAGCTCGACGACGCGGCGCTCGCGGCCGAGCGGATCGACAGGGTCTACGACACGCTCGCGAGCGAAGACGACTTCTCGAAGAACGACGAGTGGATCGCGGCGTTCGTGCTGAAGCTCGAGCGCCGGCCGTACACGAGCCGCGAGCTCCTGTTCAAGCTCGGCGAGTACCTCTGGAACGAGACCGGAAACGTCGGCATCCTCACCGCCGCGTATCAGGCGAGGATCCCGATCTTCTGCCCTGCGATCGCGGACTCGTCGATCGGCATGGGGCTTTCGCAGGCGAGACACCGCGACCCCTCCGCCGGGATGGCCGACGTCATCGGCGACATCGTCGAGTCCGCCAACATCGTCATTCGCAAGCCATCGACCGCGACGATCGTCCTCGGCGGCGGCACGCCCAAGAACTTCATCAATCAGGCCAGCGTGCAGGCGGAGTACTTCGACGAACGGGTCGGCGGGCACAAGTTCGCCGTCCAGATCGTGACGGACGTTCCCTACTTCGGCGGCGCGAGCGGGTCCAGCCTCGAGGAGGCCCAGAGCTGGGGCAAGCTGTCGATCGAGTCGGAGCGGGTGTCCGTGCAGGCGGACGTGACGCTGGCGCTCCCGCTGCTCGTCAGCGCCCTCGAGAGCACCTCTCACGAAGCCGTCCAGCGCCGGAAGAAACCCGACTTCGATCCCTCCGGGCGCGTGATGGTGATGAACGGCCAGCCGCTCGGGGAGAACCGCTTCCTGGAGCCCTGA
- a CDS encoding ABC transporter substrate-binding protein — translation MTGRRWLTLGLLAAGAAACQPAPAPPRDTIVIALQTSPTNLDPGIGLDESSQRVHSLLFSSLLRIGDDLRPVLDLATRFETTDSQTYVAEIPSGVHFHDGREMTSADVAYTFRRFLDPAFVSGRKGAFQDLVAVDALDRYSVAFKLRAPSAAFPANLTNMGIVPADSDAAIGQSPLGSGPYRFVEFAPDDHVTLAAFTGYYRGAPKNAGVTFKVVPDETMRGLELRKGDVDLVVNDLSPDLIHGLRATPGLSVISGPGTDYAYIGLNLLDPALRDRRVRQAIAYAIDREAIVRYLRRDQARPAAGIVPSMSWASAPDVRSFPHDVAKARTLLDEAGYPDPDGDGPAPRLTLSLKTSTSEVYRVQAAALQQMLAAAGIGIEIRSYEFATLFSDVIRGNVQLYTLIFTGGSVADPDILRRVFHSSQTPPAGFNRAHYANADVDRLLDLASAAFDETERRRAYVDAQRLIAIDVPIVSLWTRTNVAVARADLSGIRLTPVGDLDFLRDVSRTPRAARRTARAIPPHDSHPVVQ, via the coding sequence GTGACGGGCCGGCGCTGGCTGACCCTCGGCCTGCTGGCCGCGGGCGCCGCCGCCTGCCAGCCCGCACCCGCCCCGCCGCGCGACACGATCGTCATCGCGCTGCAGACGTCGCCGACGAACCTCGATCCTGGCATCGGGCTGGACGAGTCGTCGCAGCGCGTGCACAGCCTGCTCTTCAGCTCGCTCTTGCGCATCGGCGACGACCTCCGGCCCGTCCTCGATCTGGCCACCCGCTTCGAGACGACGGATTCGCAGACCTACGTTGCCGAGATTCCTTCGGGCGTGCACTTCCACGACGGCCGCGAGATGACGTCGGCCGATGTGGCCTACACGTTCCGGCGGTTTCTCGACCCGGCGTTCGTGTCGGGCCGCAAGGGGGCGTTTCAGGACCTCGTCGCGGTCGATGCGCTCGATCGCTACAGCGTGGCGTTCAAACTGCGCGCGCCATCGGCGGCCTTTCCTGCCAACCTGACGAACATGGGCATCGTGCCGGCGGACAGTGACGCCGCGATCGGCCAATCGCCGCTGGGCAGCGGGCCCTACCGCTTCGTCGAGTTCGCCCCCGACGACCACGTCACGCTCGCCGCCTTCACCGGCTACTACCGTGGTGCGCCGAAGAACGCCGGCGTGACGTTCAAGGTCGTGCCCGACGAGACGATGCGCGGGCTCGAGCTGCGAAAAGGGGACGTGGATCTCGTCGTCAACGATCTCTCACCGGACTTGATCCACGGGCTGCGGGCAACGCCGGGCCTCTCGGTCATCAGCGGTCCCGGCACCGACTACGCCTACATCGGCCTCAACCTTCTCGACCCGGCGCTCCGGGATCGGCGCGTCCGGCAGGCGATCGCGTACGCGATCGACCGCGAGGCCATCGTCCGATACCTGCGCCGCGATCAGGCGCGGCCGGCAGCCGGCATCGTGCCGTCGATGTCCTGGGCCTCTGCGCCCGATGTGCGCTCGTTTCCGCACGACGTCGCCAAGGCCCGGACGCTGCTCGACGAGGCGGGATATCCCGATCCCGACGGCGACGGACCGGCCCCGCGCCTGACGCTGTCGCTCAAGACCTCGACGTCGGAGGTCTACCGCGTGCAAGCGGCCGCCCTGCAGCAGATGCTCGCCGCCGCCGGGATCGGGATCGAGATCCGATCGTACGAGTTCGCGACGCTCTTCTCGGACGTGATCAGGGGCAACGTCCAGCTCTACACGCTGATCTTCACCGGCGGATCGGTCGCCGATCCCGACATCCTGCGCCGTGTCTTCCATTCGTCGCAGACGCCGCCCGCCGGCTTCAACCGCGCGCACTACGCGAACGCCGACGTGGACCGTCTGCTCGACCTCGCATCGGCCGCCTTCGACGAGACGGAGCGGCGCCGCGCGTACGTCGACGCTCAGCGGCTGATCGCGATCGACGTGCCGATCGTCAGTCTCTGGACGCGCACGAACGTCGCCGTCGCCCGCGCCGACCTGTCGGGCATCCGGCTCACGCCCGTCGGCGATCTCGACTTCCTGCGCGACGTCTCGCGCACGCCGCGCGCCGCGCGCCGGACCGCGCGCGCCATCCCGCCACACGACAGCCATCCCGTCGTTCAGTAG
- the mutS gene encoding DNA mismatch repair protein MutS → MRQYLDVKRQHRDAIVLFRMGDFYEMFYEDALTASRALELTLTSRAKDSQGGAIPMCGIPFHALDAYLGRLIRKGYRVAICDQVEDPRKAKGIVRREVTRVVSPGTFTEASYLEAREPAFLAAVHAPPNGTWGLACLDVSTGAFEVGEFTGTDARLALAAELALLRPRELLIADETDAAIVAGDPAAYRVTRVDGWTFDSARAHDALCGQLQTASLAGFGLEQAQAAIAAAGALLAYLRETQRSDLSHIRSISLRVASDALVIDPVTLRHLNVLEGADGGRAGSLLDAIDRTVTAMGGRLLRQWLVRPLVTLARVQDRLDAVEDFAFRVTERGKLREVLRPMHDLERLVGRISLGTASPKDLAALGQSLALVPRIRAAADLAAPLVRSLVAELDELADVRDAIERTLVAEPPALARDGGLIRDGVDAELDELRAISRGGKASIAAMEEIEKARSGIASLKIRYNRVFGYYIEITKANLGLVPPDYIRKQTIAGGERFITPALKEYEDKVLGADERIAARELELFEALRLGTAAEAPRILDTARAVASLDVLAALGETAAASNFTKPFLHDGDEFFATDARHPIVERHASGAFVPNDVHLDGTSRQVVILTGPNMGGKSTYLRQVALLALLAQAGSFVPARTAKLALVDRIFARVGASDNIARGQSTFMVEMQETAAILHAASSRSLVILDEIGRGTATFDGLSLAWAVAEHLATDARARPKTIFATHYHELTDLADAFPSVVNYHVAAREFKDDIVFLHKIVPGRSDRSYGIQVARLAGLPARVVARASEILRSLEQDELARGGRPSLSGAPPAAQRQLSLFQPPATHPVIERLTGVDVDRLTPLEALNLLSALKREAEA, encoded by the coding sequence ATGCGGCAGTACCTCGACGTCAAGCGGCAGCATCGCGACGCGATCGTCCTGTTCCGCATGGGCGACTTCTACGAGATGTTCTACGAGGATGCGCTCACCGCGTCGCGCGCGCTCGAGTTGACGCTCACGTCGCGGGCGAAGGACAGCCAGGGCGGCGCGATCCCGATGTGCGGCATTCCGTTCCACGCGCTGGACGCCTACCTCGGCCGCCTGATCCGCAAGGGCTATCGCGTGGCGATCTGCGACCAGGTCGAGGACCCGCGGAAAGCCAAGGGCATCGTCCGCCGCGAGGTCACGCGCGTCGTCTCGCCGGGCACGTTCACCGAGGCCTCCTATCTCGAGGCGAGGGAACCGGCGTTTCTGGCCGCCGTGCACGCCCCACCGAACGGCACCTGGGGCCTGGCCTGCCTCGACGTGTCGACCGGTGCCTTCGAGGTCGGCGAGTTCACAGGGACCGACGCGCGCCTGGCGCTCGCCGCCGAGCTGGCGCTGCTGCGCCCCAGGGAACTGCTGATCGCCGACGAGACGGATGCCGCGATCGTGGCCGGCGATCCGGCGGCGTACCGCGTGACGCGCGTCGACGGCTGGACCTTCGATTCGGCGCGCGCGCATGACGCGCTGTGCGGGCAACTGCAGACGGCGTCGCTGGCCGGCTTCGGGCTGGAGCAGGCGCAGGCGGCCATCGCCGCCGCCGGCGCGCTCCTCGCCTACCTGCGCGAAACCCAGCGCAGCGATCTTTCTCACATCCGCAGCATCTCGCTTCGCGTGGCGAGCGATGCGCTCGTCATCGATCCCGTCACGCTGCGGCATCTGAACGTGCTCGAGGGCGCCGACGGCGGCCGCGCGGGGTCGCTGCTCGACGCGATCGACCGGACCGTGACGGCCATGGGCGGACGCCTGCTGCGGCAGTGGCTCGTGCGCCCGCTCGTGACGCTCGCGCGCGTGCAGGATCGGCTCGACGCCGTCGAGGACTTCGCGTTCCGCGTGACCGAGCGAGGCAAACTGCGCGAGGTGCTGCGGCCGATGCACGACCTCGAGCGCCTGGTGGGCCGCATCTCGTTGGGCACGGCGAGCCCCAAGGATCTCGCCGCCCTCGGCCAGTCCCTCGCGCTCGTGCCGCGCATCCGCGCTGCCGCGGATCTGGCCGCACCGCTCGTCCGCAGCCTGGTCGCCGAGCTGGACGAGCTCGCGGACGTCCGCGATGCGATCGAGCGCACGCTCGTGGCCGAGCCGCCGGCGCTCGCGCGCGACGGCGGTCTCATCCGCGACGGCGTCGACGCCGAGCTGGACGAGCTCAGGGCGATCAGCCGAGGCGGCAAAGCCTCGATCGCGGCCATGGAGGAGATCGAGAAAGCCCGCAGCGGCATCGCGTCGTTGAAGATCCGCTACAACCGCGTCTTCGGGTACTACATCGAGATCACCAAGGCCAACCTCGGCCTGGTCCCGCCCGACTACATCCGCAAGCAAACGATCGCGGGCGGTGAGCGGTTCATCACGCCGGCGCTCAAGGAATACGAAGACAAAGTGCTCGGAGCCGACGAGCGCATCGCCGCCCGCGAGCTCGAGCTCTTCGAGGCGCTGCGCCTCGGGACGGCGGCGGAGGCGCCCCGCATCCTCGACACGGCACGAGCCGTGGCCTCGCTCGACGTGCTGGCCGCGCTCGGTGAGACCGCGGCCGCCTCGAATTTCACGAAGCCGTTCCTGCACGACGGCGACGAGTTCTTCGCTACCGACGCTCGCCATCCGATCGTCGAGCGGCACGCGTCGGGCGCGTTCGTCCCGAACGACGTCCACCTCGACGGCACCAGCCGGCAGGTGGTGATCCTCACAGGGCCGAACATGGGCGGCAAGTCGACGTACTTGCGGCAGGTCGCGCTGCTCGCGCTCTTGGCCCAGGCTGGATCGTTCGTGCCGGCCCGCACCGCGAAGCTCGCGCTCGTCGACCGCATCTTCGCGAGAGTCGGCGCCTCCGACAACATCGCGCGCGGCCAGTCCACGTTCATGGTCGAGATGCAGGAAACGGCCGCGATCCTGCACGCCGCCTCCTCTCGGAGCCTCGTCATCCTCGACGAGATCGGCCGCGGCACGGCGACGTTCGACGGCCTCAGCCTGGCGTGGGCGGTCGCCGAGCACCTGGCGACCGACGCGCGCGCACGCCCGAAGACGATCTTCGCGACGCACTACCACGAGCTGACGGATCTGGCCGACGCTTTTCCTTCCGTGGTGAACTACCATGTCGCCGCGCGCGAATTCAAAGACGACATCGTGTTCCTGCACAAGATCGTCCCCGGCCGATCCGACCGAAGCTACGGCATCCAGGTCGCTCGCCTCGCCGGGCTGCCCGCCCGCGTCGTGGCGCGCGCATCGGAGATCCTGCGGTCGCTCGAGCAGGACGAGCTGGCGCGCGGCGGACGGCCGAGCCTGAGCGGCGCGCCGCCTGCCGCGCAGCGGCAGCTCTCGCTGTTCCAGCCGCCCGCAACGCATCCGGTGATCGAACGGCTCACGGGCGTGGACGTCGACCGGCTGACGCCGCTCGAGGCGCTCAATCTGCTCTCGGCGCTGAAACGCGAGGCCGAGGCGTGA
- the tsaB gene encoding tRNA (adenosine(37)-N6)-threonylcarbamoyltransferase complex dimerization subunit type 1 TsaB: MVILALETATRAGSVALAIDGTCVSTGGDATRPHGHRLPADVLGWLAAYGRDIRDVDLFAVASGPGSFTGLRVGLATVQGLALATGRPAIGVPTLEALAETNLVGPNDRPAVLVACLDGQRGEVFSAAWRVGNADVTIDRCDVLLEPAASRPSDLAAAIAAEAGSRAVTIVGDGGLRYADVFARVVPQAQIVAAPLPLADTTARLAARRAGQAAAPHALRPIYLRPPDASAPKARAAGDHTIRRLGSRDDLGAVEALQRQTFANPWSADSIRWELQHTDVARLYVMEDAGGTVVAYCACWMVFDELHINSLAVDASRRRRGLARRLLTHVLAEAADAGASAATLEVRTSNEAARRLYEGLGFVVEGVRRDYYQDPREDAIILWKRALQGHRGERRGPP; the protein is encoded by the coding sequence ATGGTCATTCTCGCGCTCGAGACCGCGACGCGTGCCGGCAGCGTCGCGCTCGCGATCGATGGCACCTGCGTGTCGACGGGGGGCGACGCCACGCGGCCGCACGGACATCGCCTGCCGGCGGACGTCCTGGGGTGGCTCGCCGCGTACGGGCGCGACATTCGCGACGTCGATCTCTTCGCGGTGGCGAGCGGCCCCGGTTCGTTCACCGGCCTGCGCGTCGGCCTCGCGACCGTGCAGGGCCTCGCGCTCGCGACCGGCCGCCCGGCCATCGGCGTGCCGACGCTCGAGGCGCTGGCCGAAACGAACCTGGTCGGTCCCAACGACCGGCCGGCCGTGCTGGTGGCCTGTCTCGACGGCCAGCGCGGCGAGGTCTTCAGCGCCGCGTGGCGCGTCGGGAACGCGGACGTCACGATCGATCGATGTGATGTCTTGCTGGAACCGGCGGCGAGCCGGCCGTCCGACCTTGCGGCCGCCATTGCGGCCGAAGCCGGGAGCAGGGCCGTCACGATCGTCGGCGACGGCGGGCTTCGCTACGCGGACGTGTTCGCGCGCGTCGTGCCGCAGGCGCAGATCGTCGCCGCGCCGTTGCCGCTCGCCGACACGACGGCGCGTCTTGCCGCGCGCCGAGCGGGCCAGGCCGCGGCGCCGCACGCGCTGCGCCCGATCTACCTGAGGCCGCCGGACGCGTCCGCGCCGAAGGCCCGTGCGGCTGGCGACCACACGATCCGCCGGCTCGGAAGCCGCGACGACCTGGGGGCCGTCGAAGCGCTTCAGCGGCAGACGTTCGCCAATCCGTGGAGCGCGGACTCGATCCGCTGGGAGCTCCAGCACACGGACGTGGCCAGGCTGTACGTGATGGAGGATGCCGGCGGGACGGTCGTCGCGTACTGCGCCTGCTGGATGGTCTTCGATGAGCTGCACATCAACAGCCTGGCCGTGGACGCGTCGCGCCGCCGGCGTGGTCTGGCGCGGCGGCTCTTGACGCACGTGCTCGCAGAGGCCGCCGACGCGGGAGCCTCGGCAGCGACCCTCGAGGTGCGCACCTCCAACGAAGCGGCACGCCGGCTGTACGAAGGGCTCGGGTTCGTCGTCGAAGGCGTGAGGCGTGACTACTACCAGGATCCGCGGGAAGATGCGATCATCCTCTGGAAGAGGGCCCTCCAGGGGCATCGGGGCGAACGGCGCGGGCCGCCGTGA
- a CDS encoding YdcH family protein — protein MAEAQLSVDDTVRAVLLENHDEFRQLVLEHHRLDEHLRALATVPYLTEQQQVEEVALKKRKLALKDRIEHIVRHHAHGASSPQ, from the coding sequence ATGGCAGAAGCTCAGCTCTCAGTCGATGACACGGTTCGGGCTGTGCTGCTCGAGAATCACGACGAATTCCGCCAACTGGTTCTGGAGCATCACCGCCTCGACGAGCACTTGCGAGCACTCGCCACGGTGCCGTATCTCACCGAACAGCAGCAAGTCGAAGAAGTCGCGTTGAAGAAGCGCAAGCTGGCCCTCAAGGATCGCATCGAGCACATCGTCCGGCATCACGCCCACGGCGCGTCGTCGCCACAGTAG
- a CDS encoding phosphatidylserine decarboxylase, giving the protein MRIDRAAVPFVAMAAVPAVVSAWWLSSAATAGLAMLPLAVLLFFRDPDRLVRADRQIVLAPADGKVMHAGPARPGEAPGGEWTQVTIFLSVFDVHINRSPVAGRVLSVSYVPGSFKAAFRSDAFRNEHSEIWLDHDGTRVVVRQVVGVLARRVVCRIAAGDVLESGARIGLMKFGSRMDVFLPTSAELLVAAGDRVRGGETPIARLPEEPHGEGD; this is encoded by the coding sequence GTGAGAATTGATCGCGCGGCAGTCCCGTTCGTGGCGATGGCGGCCGTGCCCGCCGTCGTGTCGGCCTGGTGGCTGTCGTCGGCCGCCACAGCCGGGCTCGCGATGCTGCCGCTCGCCGTGCTGCTCTTCTTCCGGGATCCTGATCGGCTGGTGCGTGCCGATCGCCAGATCGTCCTGGCGCCCGCAGACGGCAAGGTGATGCACGCCGGACCGGCGCGACCCGGTGAAGCGCCGGGCGGCGAGTGGACGCAGGTGACCATCTTCCTGTCGGTCTTCGACGTCCACATCAACCGCTCGCCGGTCGCCGGCCGGGTCCTCAGCGTCTCGTACGTGCCCGGGTCGTTCAAGGCAGCGTTTCGCTCCGACGCCTTTCGGAACGAACACTCGGAGATCTGGCTGGACCACGATGGCACGAGGGTCGTGGTGCGCCAGGTGGTCGGCGTGCTCGCGCGGCGCGTCGTCTGCCGCATCGCCGCGGGTGACGTGCTCGAGAGCGGCGCCCGCATCGGGCTCATGAAGTTCGGGTCGAGGATGGATGTGTTTCTGCCCACGTCGGCCGAGCTGCTCGTGGCCGCGGGCGATCGGGTGCGAGGGGGCGAGACCCCCATCGCCCGGCTTCCGGAGGAGCCTCATGGCGAAGGCGATTGA
- the pssA gene encoding CDP-diacylglycerol--serine O-phosphatidyltransferase encodes MAKAIERRDRDPHFRRGIYLLPSIFTVGNMFCGYASIIFSMRGELVTAAPFIGFAVVLDMLDGRVARMTRTTSAFGLELDSLADIISFGVAPAVLAMAWGLSDLGRVGWAAGFVYVTAAAMRLARFNIQSSGQVDKRYFVGMPSPPAAGVIASTVFAWPYPAATVYIWSYPLVPQSIAAMTVVLVPAALMVSTIKFRSFKTINFGWSRRYAGIFLLAVLIALIATEPRISLLVLAYGYFFSAFIEMVLTKVRSHREEPPSAAASP; translated from the coding sequence ATGGCGAAGGCGATTGAGCGCCGCGACCGCGACCCGCACTTCCGCCGCGGGATCTACCTGCTGCCGAGCATCTTCACGGTCGGCAACATGTTCTGCGGCTACGCGAGCATCATCTTCTCGATGCGGGGCGAGCTCGTCACCGCGGCCCCGTTCATCGGCTTCGCCGTCGTGCTCGACATGCTCGACGGCCGGGTCGCGCGCATGACGAGGACGACGAGCGCGTTCGGGCTCGAGCTCGATTCGTTGGCCGACATCATCTCGTTCGGCGTCGCGCCGGCGGTGCTGGCGATGGCGTGGGGCCTCTCGGATCTCGGTCGTGTCGGCTGGGCTGCGGGCTTCGTGTACGTCACGGCGGCCGCCATGCGGCTCGCGCGATTCAACATCCAGTCGTCTGGCCAAGTGGACAAGCGCTACTTCGTCGGCATGCCGTCGCCGCCGGCCGCGGGCGTGATCGCATCGACCGTGTTCGCATGGCCGTACCCGGCCGCCACCGTCTACATCTGGTCCTATCCGCTCGTGCCGCAGTCGATTGCCGCCATGACCGTCGTGCTGGTACCGGCCGCGCTCATGGTGAGCACGATCAAGTTCCGCAGCTTCAAGACGATCAATTTCGGATGGAGCCGGCGCTACGCCGGCATCTTCTTGCTCGCCGTGCTGATCGCGCTCATCGCGACGGAGCCTCGCATCAGCCTGCTCGTGCTCGCCTACGGCTACTTCTTCTCCGCGTTCATCGAGATGGTGCTGACGAAGGTGCGGAGCCATCGTGAGGAGCCGCCATCCGCGGCAGCGTCACCGTAA